The Gemmatimonadota bacterium genome contains the following window.
GTGCTGCGACAGCCGCGGCCCCCGACGGTTCGACGAGCAGCTTGGTCCGCTCGAGGATCACTCTCAGCGCGCTGATGATCTCCTCGTCGCTCACCAGCACGACGCCCTGAGCGTGCGCGGCCAGAAGCGCGTGGTTCAGGACACCGGCCATCGGCGGAGCCAGCCCATCGGCGACGGTACTGACCGACTGCAAATGGATCGCCTCACCCGCCTCCAATGAACGGTGCATGCTCGGGGCCCCCTCTGGCTCGACGCCCCAAACCGCGACGCCCGGCTTGGCGGCCGCGACAGACGCCGCGATCGCGGAGGAGAGCCCACCGCCCCCGACCGGTACCACGATGGTATGAACGTCCGGGAGCTGGTCGACGATCTCCAAGCCGCAGCTACCGTGTCCGGCCACCACTTCTTCGTCGTCGAAGGGGTGCACGAACGTCATCCCCCGCTCCTCCGAAAGCTCGAGGACCTTCGTGAAGGCGGCCTGTGCGTCGCCGTGCAAGATCACTTCGGCGCCGTACTCACGGCTGGCCTGCACCTTGGTTCGAGACGCCTTCTCCGGCATCACGACGAGGCTGCGAATGCCTACCGCTGTCGCTGCCCATGCAACGGCTTGGGCGTGGTTACCCGCCGAGATCGTCGCCACCCCGCGCGCCCGCTGCTCGTCGCTGAGGCGCAGCAGACGGTGAAGAGCACCCCGAACCTTGAAGGCACCTGTCTTCTGCAGGTTTTCGCACTTCAGATACACGGGCGCACCGACGCGGTCGGACAACGTCTGTGACCGCAGCATCGGCGTCCTGTGGACCGCCGAGACGATGCGGGCGTGGGCCTGCGCGAAGCGGGCTAGGTCGAAGCGCGGTGCGTTCATTACGGCGGCATGATGGGGATTGTCATACGCTACCGCCACCCTATGGTCGCCCCCGTGGAAACGCCGAAAGTCGTTGGCGAGCACGACGAATCGGGGTATAGTTTCGCGCAACGAATTCTCGCGGAGTGTCCATGACTACGACCGAAGCCAAGAGCCCCGTCACAATACGCTGCGCCTTCTGTGACACGAAGAATCGCGTGGACTTCGCGCGCGCTGCTGACCGTCCGAGCTGCGGTGAATGCAGCAAGCCGATGCTACTCGACCGGCCAGTGAAGGTCACGCAAGACGACTTCGACGATACCGTTCTGAAGGCGTCCGTGCCCGTCCTAGTCGACTTCTACGCGGACTGGTGCGGGCCCTGCAAGATGGTCGCACCGCTGGTGGACGAGATCGCGCACCAGCACATCGGCAAGATCCTGGTCGCCAAGGTCGACACCGATCGGGCCCCTGAGGTCGCCGCAAAGTATGGCATCCGGAGCATCCCTACTCTGATCATCTTTCGGGATGGTGCGGAAGTAGAGCGCAGCACTGGCTTCGAGCCCGAGCGCGTACGTACCCTCGCCGAAGAGGCGGTGAGGTGAGCAAGCGTCACCGTCACGCGCAGATCCTCGAGGTGCTCAAGAGCCATCGGGTCACGAGCCAGGAGTCGCTGCGAGGGCTGCTGCAAGAGCAGGGTACCGACGTGACCCAGGCCACGCTTTCCCGCGATATCCGTGAGTTGCGCCTCGTGAAGGTGCCCGGTGCCGACGGTACGCCGCACTATTCCGTGCCGGAGGAGTGGGAGAGCACCCCGTCGTTGGAATCTCTGCTTCCCACGCTCTTCCAGTCCGCCGAGGGGGTCGACCACCTCCTGGTGGTGCATACCATGAAGGGCGGCGCGCAGACCGTCGCGGCCGGCATCGACTGGGAAGAGTGGCACGAGGTCCTGGGCACGCTCGCCGGGGACGACACCATTCTCATCATTCTGCGCCAGCCCGCATTCCTCCCGGCCGTTCAGGCCCGCCTCGAACAGATGGCACGCCCCTTCGCCTAACATCTGTCTTGACATAATGCATACACGATGAATATTTATTCTTCGTGACCGACACTGTCGGGCATGCTAGCCTGAAGATAAAAAGGGGACCGGGGGCGGCAGTGAGGGGCAGGTGCCCCCCAGAGCTTTGGCGGGAAGCGACTGGTCTTCCGACCCCCGGCCCTGGTTTTTTACTCGCGCGACCGATGCGCGGTCTGAGGAAATCATCATGAAGGTCGTTCTCGGGTACTCCGGCGGGCTCGACACCTCCGTCATCGTGCCTTGGCTCACGGAGAACTACGGAGCCGAAGTCATCTGCATGGCCGGCGACGTCGGCCAGCGAGGCGGGCTGGACGGCCTCGAGGCCAAGGCCCTCGCGACCGGAGCGAGCGGCTTCTACGGTGAGGACCTGCGTCAGCCATTCGTCGAGGACTTCGTCTGGCCCACGCTGAAGATGGGCGCCGTGTACGGCCGTAAGTACTTGCTGGGCACGGCGATGGCGCGGCCGATTCTCGGACGACGTCAGGTCGAGATCGCCAGGCTGGTCGGTGCGGATGCGCTTGCGCACGGGTGCACCGGCAAAGGAAACGACCAGGTCCGCTTCGAGCTCAGCTACGCGGCGCTCGCCCCTGATCTGAAGGTCATCGCGCCGTGGCGGGAATGGGATCTGAAGTCCCGTGAGGACGCGCTTGC
Protein-coding sequences here:
- a CDS encoding pyridoxal-phosphate dependent enzyme, producing the protein MNAPRFDLARFAQAHARIVSAVHRTPMLRSQTLSDRVGAPVYLKCENLQKTGAFKVRGALHRLLRLSDEQRARGVATISAGNHAQAVAWAATAVGIRSLVVMPEKASRTKVQASREYGAEVILHGDAQAAFTKVLELSEERGMTFVHPFDDEEVVAGHGSCGLEIVDQLPDVHTIVVPVGGGGLSSAIAASVAAAKPGVAVWGVEPEGAPSMHRSLEAGEAIHLQSVSTVADGLAPPMAGVLNHALLAAHAQGVVLVSDEEIISALRVILERTKLLVEPSGAAAVAALLEGRIPVEPEQPVVAVLSGGNVDLASLGELLSEGNRLDV
- the argR gene encoding arginine repressor, giving the protein MSKRHRHAQILEVLKSHRVTSQESLRGLLQEQGTDVTQATLSRDIRELRLVKVPGADGTPHYSVPEEWESTPSLESLLPTLFQSAEGVDHLLVVHTMKGGAQTVAAGIDWEEWHEVLGTLAGDDTILIILRQPAFLPAVQARLEQMARPFA
- the trxA gene encoding thioredoxin, coding for MTTTEAKSPVTIRCAFCDTKNRVDFARAADRPSCGECSKPMLLDRPVKVTQDDFDDTVLKASVPVLVDFYADWCGPCKMVAPLVDEIAHQHIGKILVAKVDTDRAPEVAAKYGIRSIPTLIIFRDGAEVERSTGFEPERVRTLAEEAVR